In Aliamphritea ceti, a single window of DNA contains:
- the sdhD gene encoding succinate dehydrogenase, hydrophobic membrane anchor protein: MVTSITSFGRSGLYDWMIQRVTAVVLLAYTIFMIGYLLMNPDLDYNQWSGLFEGTAMRIFTLLTILSLAAHAWIGMWSISTDYIKPTGIRFLFQSACGLLTFIYVVWGVQILWGA; this comes from the coding sequence ATGGTAACTTCAATTACAAGTTTTGGTCGCAGCGGTTTATATGACTGGATGATCCAGCGTGTAACAGCTGTCGTACTGCTTGCTTATACGATCTTTATGATCGGCTATCTGTTAATGAATCCGGATCTGGATTACAACCAGTGGAGTGGCCTGTTTGAGGGCACAGCAATGCGTATCTTTACGCTGCTGACTATCCTGTCTCTGGCGGCACACGCCTGGATAGGTATGTGGTCAATCTCTACTGATTATATCAAGCCAACTGGCATCCGTTTTCTGTTCCAATCTGCGTGTGGTCTGCTGACCTTTATCTA
- the sdhC gene encoding succinate dehydrogenase, cytochrome b556 subunit — translation MNKKRPVNLDLRTIKQPLPAITSILHRATGLALFFGAFFMLYALGMSLESEQGFNAAAQMLTESFFAKFIAWGLVSALLYHFFAGIKHLIMDFGHCEELESGQKAAKATLIIAAIAILLAGVWIW, via the coding sequence GTGAACAAGAAAAGACCCGTAAACTTAGATCTACGAACTATCAAACAGCCTTTACCGGCGATTACATCCATTCTGCATCGTGCAACAGGTCTGGCACTATTCTTTGGTGCCTTTTTTATGCTGTATGCGTTAGGGATGTCTCTTGAGTCTGAGCAGGGTTTTAATGCTGCCGCGCAGATGCTGACAGAGAGCTTCTTTGCGAAGTTTATTGCCTGGGGATTGGTTTCAGCATTGCTGTATCACTTCTTTGCCGGTATCAAACATCTGATTATGGATTTTGGTCACTGTGAAGAGTTGGAGTCTGGACAGAAAGCCGCTAAAGCGACTTTGATTATTGCGGCTATCGCAATTCTGCTGGCAGGAGTATGGATATGGTAA
- the gltA gene encoding citrate synthase, producing the protein MADKKARLTVDGLEEVIELPVYTGTTGPDVVDVRALTSKGLFTYDPGFVSTAACESSITYIDGTKGVLLHGGYPIEQLAENSDYLEVCFLLLNGELPTPEQKEVFVKTVKNHTMVHEQMTHFFNGFRRDAHPMAIMVAVVGALSAFYHDSLDIDDAHHREVCAFRLIAKMPTIAAMCYKYSIGQPFQYPRNELDYADNFLQMMFGNPCQDYVTNPVLAKAMDRIFLLHADHEQNASTSTVRLAGSSGANPFACIASGIAALWGPAHGGANEAVLTMLQEIGDESNIDEFIKRAKDPEDSFRLMGFGHRVYRNFDPRAKVMKQTCDEVLAELGIENDPLLKIAKRLEQIALEDDYFIQRKLYPNVDFYSGIILKAIGIPTNMFTVIFALSRTIGWISHWSEFHSSPNKIGRPRQLYTGPTKRDYEKK; encoded by the coding sequence ATGGCTGACAAGAAAGCACGCTTAACGGTCGATGGTCTCGAGGAAGTCATCGAACTTCCGGTTTATACCGGCACCACAGGTCCTGATGTGGTTGACGTACGCGCTCTGACTAGCAAAGGCCTGTTCACTTATGACCCTGGCTTCGTATCTACGGCAGCCTGCGAGTCTAGCATCACTTATATTGATGGCACTAAAGGCGTACTGCTGCACGGCGGCTACCCTATTGAACAATTGGCAGAAAATTCCGATTACCTGGAAGTATGTTTCTTACTTTTAAATGGCGAACTTCCAACGCCGGAACAAAAAGAAGTATTCGTTAAGACTGTTAAGAACCACACAATGGTTCACGAACAGATGACGCACTTCTTTAACGGCTTCCGCCGTGACGCACACCCGATGGCTATCATGGTCGCGGTTGTTGGCGCACTGTCCGCGTTTTACCACGACTCTCTGGACATCGATGACGCTCACCACCGCGAAGTGTGTGCATTCCGTCTGATCGCTAAGATGCCAACCATTGCAGCTATGTGTTACAAGTACAGCATTGGCCAGCCATTCCAGTATCCACGCAATGAGCTTGATTACGCTGACAACTTCCTGCAGATGATGTTCGGTAACCCATGCCAGGACTATGTAACTAATCCTGTACTGGCTAAAGCCATGGACCGCATCTTCCTGCTGCATGCAGACCACGAGCAGAACGCTTCAACATCTACTGTACGTCTGGCTGGTTCTTCCGGCGCTAACCCGTTTGCATGTATCGCATCTGGCATTGCGGCTCTATGGGGCCCTGCACACGGCGGCGCAAACGAAGCAGTACTGACTATGCTTCAGGAAATTGGCGATGAATCAAATATCGACGAATTCATCAAGCGCGCTAAAGACCCGGAAGACTCATTCCGCCTGATGGGCTTTGGTCACCGTGTTTACCGTAACTTTGACCCACGCGCCAAAGTAATGAAGCAAACCTGTGACGAAGTACTGGCTGAACTGGGTATCGAAAACGATCCTCTGCTGAAGATTGCTAAGCGCCTGGAACAAATCGCCCTGGAAGATGACTACTTCATCCAGCGTAAACTGTATCCAAACGTAGACTTCTATTCAGGCATCATCCTGAAAGCAATCGGTATCCCAACCAACATGTTCACTGTGATTTTCGCCCTGTCACGGACAATTGGCTGGATCTCTCACTGGAGTGAATTCCACAGCAGCCCGAACAAAATCGGCCGCCCACGCCAGCTGTATACTGGTCCAACCAAGCGTGATTACGAGAAAAAGTAA
- the rlmKL gene encoding bifunctional 23S rRNA (guanine(2069)-N(7))-methyltransferase RlmK/23S rRNA (guanine(2445)-N(2))-methyltransferase RlmL has translation MSRIHLFEYLSDMNFFATCPKGLEPVLFTELESLGVSDCRQTLAGVSFAGELVEAYRVCLWSRVANRVLLVLHDADAVETADDLYQAVSAVGWLDHLRASGTLTVDFSGQSQAINHSRFGAQKVKDAIVDQIREQTGNRPSVDRIRPDLRVNVRLNRGKLRVCLDLSGDSLHRRGYRLQAGKAPMKENLAAALLYRCQWQDFYSQGQGLIDPMCGSGTLLIEAAMMAADIAPGLQRREYGFTRWPQHKASVWRELLEEAQTRREAGLASLDIKLAGFDSDAKVLATAQENASRAGVDHVMHFERRELAKLSCPAKMEQGLLLTNPPYGERLGDEPTLFFLYQHLGERLKADFAGWRAAVFTGNPELCKMMKLAVDKRYKLYNGALESQLLMFDIRERTAEEIAEAEEKQQLVQEKLNADAEPVVLSDGAVMFANRVKKNLKQLGKWARKQDIACYRIYDADLPEYAVAVDRYGDWLHVQEYAAPKSVDTVKAFERVHEVMQVLPGLLEMPAEKVVLKQRKRQQGTSQYEKQNATDNFFEVQEGGCRILVNLQDYLDTGLFLDHRPVRLQIQQQSAGKDVLNLFSYTATASLHAAKGGARSTTSVDMSATYLNWARKNFALNGFAETRHHFLQEDCIKWLKAQKGQHFDLIFMDPPTFSNSKRMHDVLDVQRDHVMLVDQAMQLLRPGGKLIFSNNYRRFKLDEALQQRYQVKDITRSTIDLDFKRNAKIHSCFEFVKPE, from the coding sequence GTGTCCCGCATCCATCTATTTGAATACCTGTCTGATATGAACTTTTTTGCTACCTGTCCCAAAGGCCTGGAGCCTGTTTTATTTACTGAGCTGGAATCGCTCGGCGTTTCTGATTGTCGTCAGACCTTAGCGGGTGTGAGTTTTGCCGGTGAACTGGTTGAAGCGTATCGGGTGTGTTTATGGTCGCGGGTTGCTAACCGGGTTTTGCTGGTATTGCATGATGCAGATGCTGTTGAGACCGCTGATGACCTCTATCAGGCGGTAAGTGCCGTGGGTTGGCTGGATCATCTTCGTGCCAGCGGTACTTTGACTGTAGATTTTTCTGGTCAGTCTCAGGCCATTAATCACAGTCGTTTTGGCGCACAAAAAGTTAAAGACGCAATCGTCGATCAGATTCGTGAGCAGACTGGGAATCGTCCATCTGTTGACCGTATACGTCCGGACTTACGGGTTAATGTGCGGTTGAATCGTGGCAAGTTGCGAGTGTGTCTGGATTTATCTGGCGACAGTCTGCATCGGCGTGGTTATCGCTTACAGGCGGGTAAGGCGCCGATGAAAGAGAACCTGGCGGCTGCTTTGTTGTATCGGTGTCAGTGGCAGGATTTTTATTCTCAGGGTCAGGGCCTGATTGATCCGATGTGTGGCTCCGGTACTTTATTGATAGAAGCAGCAATGATGGCTGCAGATATTGCGCCGGGCTTGCAGCGTCGTGAGTATGGATTTACCCGCTGGCCACAACATAAGGCTTCAGTATGGCGTGAACTGCTTGAAGAAGCCCAGACGCGTCGTGAAGCGGGTTTAGCGTCACTCGATATTAAGTTGGCAGGTTTTGATTCAGATGCCAAAGTTCTGGCCACCGCGCAGGAAAATGCCAGCCGTGCAGGTGTTGATCATGTGATGCATTTTGAGCGCCGTGAGTTGGCAAAGCTGTCGTGCCCGGCAAAAATGGAACAGGGATTATTACTGACGAACCCTCCGTATGGTGAGCGTTTAGGTGATGAGCCGACATTGTTCTTCCTGTACCAGCATTTGGGAGAGCGGCTTAAGGCTGATTTTGCGGGTTGGCGTGCTGCGGTATTTACCGGTAATCCAGAGCTTTGCAAGATGATGAAGCTGGCGGTAGATAAGCGTTACAAGCTTTATAACGGTGCGCTTGAAAGTCAGTTGCTGATGTTTGATATTCGTGAGCGAACCGCAGAAGAAATTGCTGAAGCTGAAGAAAAGCAGCAGTTGGTTCAGGAAAAATTGAATGCTGACGCCGAACCTGTTGTGTTGTCCGATGGCGCTGTTATGTTTGCTAACAGGGTAAAGAAGAATTTAAAACAGCTGGGTAAGTGGGCGCGTAAGCAAGATATTGCCTGTTACCGGATATATGATGCTGATTTGCCTGAATATGCTGTTGCGGTTGACCGTTACGGCGACTGGCTGCATGTGCAGGAATATGCTGCGCCGAAAAGTGTTGATACTGTGAAGGCGTTTGAGCGGGTACATGAGGTGATGCAGGTGTTACCTGGCTTGCTCGAAATGCCAGCAGAGAAAGTTGTACTTAAGCAACGTAAGCGTCAGCAGGGTACCAGTCAGTACGAAAAACAGAATGCGACGGATAACTTCTTTGAAGTTCAGGAAGGTGGTTGTCGGATTCTGGTGAATTTGCAAGATTATCTTGATACGGGCTTGTTCCTGGATCACCGTCCGGTGCGATTGCAGATACAGCAGCAGTCGGCAGGCAAAGATGTATTAAATCTGTTCAGTTATACAGCAACCGCTTCGTTGCATGCTGCGAAAGGTGGTGCGCGTTCAACGACCAGTGTCGATATGTCGGCGACATACCTTAACTGGGCGCGCAAGAACTTTGCGTTGAATGGCTTTGCAGAAACCCGTCATCACTTTTTACAGGAAGATTGTATTAAGTGGCTGAAGGCGCAGAAAGGTCAGCATTTTGATCTGATCTTCATGGATCCGCCAACATTTTCTAATTCTAAGCGTATGCATGATGTATTGGATGTGCAGCGTGATCATGTGATGCTGGTTGATCAGGCGATGCAGTTGTTGCGTCCTGGTGGCAAGCTGATTTTCTCTAATAACTATCGTCGCTTTAAGCTTGATGAGGCTTTGCAGCAACGTTATCAGGTCAAAGATATTACCCGCTCAACTATCGATCTTGATTTTAAGCGCAACGCAAAAATACACAGCTGTTTTGAGTTTGTTAAACCTGAGTAA
- the rmf gene encoding ribosome modulation factor gives MKRQKRDRSSVLFNRGFQAGLIGKSRDECPVNNINDLRSHWMSGWREGREAHWNGQSGVSAININPSLH, from the coding sequence ATGAAAAGACAGAAGCGAGATCGTTCCTCCGTACTTTTTAACCGTGGTTTTCAAGCAGGTCTTATAGGCAAATCCAGAGACGAATGCCCCGTCAATAACATCAACGATTTACGCAGTCACTGGATGAGTGGCTGGAGAGAAGGCCGTGAAGCGCACTGGAATGGCCAGTCAGGGGTATCAGCCATCAACATTAATCCGTCTCTTCATTAA
- a CDS encoding quinone-dependent dihydroorotate dehydrogenase, translated as MLYQLARSALFQLDPEVSHDLTLKSMQLMGSSGLDKLLACKQPELPVNVMGIDFPNPVGLAAGLDKNAVAIDAMSALGFGFVEVGTVTPRPQPGNPKPRIFRLPQQHAIINRMGFNNLGVDALLENVAKSRFRGVLGINIGKNIDTPVENALDDYLLCMRKVYSEATYITVNVSSPNTPGLRNLQFGDSLNELLENLKEEQAKLAQVFGKYVPVAVKIAPDMNEEEFGLVAASLKQYELDGVIATNTTLSREGVEGLQYGDEAGGLSGAPVRSGSTRAVRILARELDGALPIIGVGGITDGFDAREKIEAGASLVQIYSGFIYQGPSLIRDSVKAIAELGDS; from the coding sequence ATGTTATATCAACTCGCTCGTTCTGCGTTGTTCCAGCTTGATCCTGAAGTTTCCCATGACCTGACCCTGAAAAGCATGCAGCTTATGGGTAGCAGTGGTCTGGATAAGTTGCTGGCATGTAAGCAGCCAGAGTTGCCGGTAAATGTTATGGGCATCGATTTTCCGAATCCTGTAGGACTGGCAGCGGGTTTGGATAAAAATGCAGTGGCGATTGATGCTATGTCCGCGCTGGGTTTTGGTTTTGTAGAGGTTGGTACAGTAACGCCGCGACCTCAGCCGGGTAATCCGAAGCCACGCATTTTCCGTTTGCCTCAGCAGCATGCAATTATCAACCGGATGGGGTTTAACAATCTGGGTGTTGATGCGTTGCTGGAAAATGTGGCGAAGAGTCGTTTTCGCGGTGTGCTGGGTATTAATATTGGTAAGAATATTGATACACCTGTTGAAAATGCGCTGGACGATTATCTGTTGTGTATGCGCAAGGTGTACAGCGAAGCTACTTATATTACCGTTAACGTGTCTTCTCCTAATACGCCGGGGCTGCGTAACTTGCAGTTTGGTGATTCATTAAATGAATTACTGGAGAATCTGAAGGAAGAGCAGGCAAAGCTGGCGCAGGTATTTGGAAAGTATGTGCCAGTAGCAGTTAAGATTGCGCCAGATATGAATGAAGAAGAGTTTGGTTTAGTTGCAGCTTCTCTGAAGCAGTATGAGCTTGATGGTGTGATAGCAACTAACACGACCTTATCACGTGAGGGTGTTGAAGGGCTTCAGTATGGTGATGAAGCTGGTGGATTAAGTGGTGCGCCGGTGCGGAGTGGCTCGACCAGAGCGGTGCGTATTCTTGCGCGTGAGCTTGATGGTGCATTACCTATTATCGGAGTAGGCGGGATTACCGATGGCTTTGATGCCCGGGAAAAAATTGAAGCCGGTGCCAGTCTGGTTCAGATTTACAGTGGTTTTATTTATCAGGGACCGTCGTTGATTCGTGATTCAGTAAAAGCGATTGCTGAGCTGGGCGATAGTTAA
- a CDS encoding DUF2835 domain-containing protein, which produces MFSRIMQQIIVDISLSNEEYLQHYRGTAKNVVAYSRDGRRIRFPADILRSFLLHNGVHGSFAIRFDDQGKFSDIRRL; this is translated from the coding sequence ATGTTTAGCCGGATTATGCAACAGATCATAGTCGATATCAGTCTTAGTAATGAAGAGTATTTGCAACATTATAGGGGCACTGCAAAGAATGTAGTGGCTTATAGCCGGGATGGCAGGAGGATAAGATTCCCCGCAGATATTCTCCGCTCATTTTTATTACATAATGGTGTTCATGGCAGTTTTGCGATTCGTTTTGATGATCAGGGGAAATTTAGTGATATCCGACGCTTATAG
- a CDS encoding BatD family protein: MHCLLNFIAILTGAFSLLFSSLLHAQISVYLDRYAINSNETVLLTVEVDQRSARRPDFSPLNKDFHFLGSKQMSVSSHTNGNNSYSSRWQILLRPRISGELQIPGLLINQEISPTISLTVLPSQTRPTIARQDEFIEHNVDNNELYVNSQLLYSIKLFHQESLGQLAHLQQPAIDNAEVKPLGESRQYTTQFQGETYQVLEHNYAIFPLQPGQLVIPPASFRNGPGATEVTSPPLNIAVLNQAPQDPPGFWLPGSKVSITENWQMPEPLVPGAAIKRTITLTAEGVPASNLPSLMPLRNELARIAIDEVILNEEVTSAGLISSRTEVITIIPTERGEVTLPQIVISWWNTERDRNERATLPSATLRVIPGSAPISIGEATAPTESRTTESLITQTESLTSTSEAPVTVSMSATDNITINAVMDSPTAAVPVIQQSATSAPQDNSLPFIVWLLAGVSILCALGWLYTFARLRKIKQDPFAPSMPLAQTNNADSATIEDELDATDLMAIQIAEEEAFSATIQACNQGMALEARLMMLEWARYLWPEQDIQNSMDMINASGSKTLELLLIDLENHISEHDAEDWAGDLLAKALQKVRDRQSAQLHAL, translated from the coding sequence ATGCACTGTTTACTTAACTTTATCGCCATTCTGACAGGCGCCTTCAGCCTGTTATTTTCCAGCCTGCTGCACGCCCAAATCAGCGTATATCTCGATCGCTACGCAATCAACTCTAACGAAACTGTCCTGCTCACCGTAGAAGTTGATCAACGTAGCGCACGCCGCCCGGACTTTTCACCACTGAATAAAGATTTCCATTTTCTTGGCAGCAAGCAAATGAGCGTCTCCAGCCATACCAACGGCAATAATAGCTACAGCAGTCGCTGGCAGATTTTATTACGCCCAAGAATCAGCGGCGAATTACAAATCCCCGGCTTACTGATCAATCAGGAAATCAGCCCGACAATATCCCTTACTGTTCTGCCTTCTCAAACCCGGCCAACGATTGCACGACAGGACGAATTTATTGAGCATAACGTTGATAACAACGAACTTTACGTTAACAGTCAGCTTCTCTATAGCATTAAACTATTTCATCAGGAATCCTTAGGCCAGCTGGCGCATCTGCAACAGCCCGCAATTGATAACGCCGAAGTCAAACCGCTGGGTGAGTCCCGTCAGTACACAACGCAATTTCAGGGTGAAACCTACCAGGTACTTGAGCACAATTATGCAATTTTCCCGTTACAGCCAGGTCAGTTGGTCATCCCCCCAGCAAGCTTTCGTAACGGACCCGGAGCAACAGAAGTCACCAGCCCGCCTCTCAACATTGCAGTACTTAATCAGGCTCCGCAGGACCCACCAGGATTCTGGTTACCGGGCAGTAAAGTCAGCATTACTGAAAACTGGCAGATGCCAGAACCACTGGTACCCGGCGCAGCAATCAAGCGTACAATCACATTAACTGCCGAAGGCGTGCCAGCCAGCAACCTACCGTCACTTATGCCACTGCGCAATGAACTGGCCAGAATTGCTATTGATGAAGTAATACTCAACGAGGAAGTAACCAGTGCAGGCCTGATCAGCAGCCGTACTGAAGTAATTACCATCATTCCTACTGAACGCGGCGAAGTTACCCTGCCACAAATTGTCATCTCCTGGTGGAATACCGAACGCGACCGAAATGAGCGCGCAACATTACCCAGCGCGACTTTACGTGTTATACCCGGCTCTGCGCCGATCAGCATCGGCGAGGCTACTGCTCCTACCGAAAGCAGAACCACCGAAAGCCTTATCACGCAGACCGAGAGCTTAACTTCAACATCAGAAGCACCGGTAACCGTTAGCATGTCCGCAACGGACAACATAACCATTAATGCTGTAATGGACTCTCCCACTGCTGCTGTACCAGTAATACAACAGTCAGCCACCTCAGCTCCACAGGACAACTCTCTGCCTTTCATTGTCTGGTTACTGGCAGGGGTGAGCATACTTTGTGCGCTGGGCTGGCTATATACATTCGCCCGGTTGCGCAAAATTAAACAAGACCCTTTTGCACCATCAATGCCACTGGCACAAACAAATAATGCAGACTCAGCAACCATTGAAGATGAGCTCGACGCCACAGATTTAATGGCAATTCAAATTGCTGAAGAAGAAGCCTTTAGCGCAACCATCCAGGCGTGCAATCAGGGCATGGCACTGGAAGCCCGTCTTATGATGTTAGAATGGGCCAGATATTTATGGCCGGAACAGGATATCCAGAACAGCATGGATATGATCAATGCCAGCGGCAGTAAAACACTTGAGCTGCTACTGATAGATCTTGAGAACCATATCAGTGAACATGACGCTGAAGACTGGGCCGGAGATTTACTCGCCAAGGCATTACAAAAAGTACGCGACCGTCAGTCTGCGCAGCTACACGCCCTCTGA